GGCAGCCAGAGAGTTGAGAAATGAAGCTTAATGAGGCTGTAGTCCTGGGGATCTGATAAATGCTCTGTAATAATGGGGCACTGCATGGTGGTCATAAAGTAATCGGAAATCCTAGGCACTGTTATACACACAGAAAGCATCATCAAAACCAGCCAACCGCTCTGATATTAACACCTACATGACAGGCGCCCATTAACCCGCAGCTTTATTGTAATCTAGCGCTTTAACAGACCCTTATGTATCATTAATGGCCTCTGCACAGAAGTTACCATTTTCTGAAAATCTTTGAAGGACTTTCCATGGATGTCAAAAGCCTTATCAAACAAGGACTTGTCCTCCTCTGTCCACTCTTCAGCCGAAGGAGTGAAGTTTGGCATGTCCGCCAGGGCTGCCTCCATGTCGTGCTCGTGCACCAGGAGCCAGCCGAGCGCCTACAAGAGAAGTGATGATGTGAGTGGAGAACGAGGATATCTCCATAGAGCAGGAAGAAGTCTAGAGATCTGCTGGACATCTCCTACATCATTATCAGTAGAAGTGTGGAACCCATTGAGATTGGGGATTTGGGCCATGCTGCATGAGTAATTTGGATGGAGCAATTTGGGCCTTGGACTTTCTGGATGTGAGGGTCATTAGTGGAGCATGGGGAGGTGAGGGAGTGTTGTGGAGGGTATGTCCTACTATTTGGCTCCATCTAAGAACACCTCTAGGACTGGCCATACGTTACCTGCACCTCATCATAGCCATAAAGCGCTTTGGCACTCGTTATGTATTCATCCACTGAAAAACAAGGACAGAAGATCGGTTATGTCTATGGCCTCTATGACATGAAAGCCGCGTCCTATGTAATATAGAAGTGACCAACTTATTTATTGTAATGGCGTCTAAATAAGATATTGAGGTGAAGACCCCAGATAGAAGAGCGGGGGACGCACACTACAGAGCGGGACACTTACATTTGGCCTCTGTTAGATCTTTATTAGGAGACCACATCAAGGCACCGAGATCCTCACGGTCGTCGTGTTTTCCCACTTCTGTAGAGGTAAAAATGATTCTTTACATTTGTAGATATTTATCTCCACTCATGGAGAAGAAGAACCCGATAAACATCTACAGGAACCAGTTTGTCATACCTGGGAGCTTCATCATTTTGACGGTCGTTCAGGAGAGCAGGTGAATTCTGTCCGCTCACATGGAGAGAAAAGTCTTCACTGATTCCTGTCTAACTGTGATGTTAGCACGTGTCATAAAACTGCAGTGATGTCATGGAACTCTGTGAGGTCACTGCATGGCTTAAAGTGACAGGATTCTTATGGTCTCGATCTGCAGTACTGGTCCAGAATGAGGGTGACAGATTCTGTTTAAAGAGGTTCTGCCCCAGTAAGAAGCACTTCCCAATACATAGAGCAGGGGTCAGGAACCTcccccagctgttgtgaaactacaattcccagcatgttccacttacctctatgagagttctgaaaacagctttgtgcatgctgggagtcgtagtttcaccacagctggagttctgGAGGCTGATAATCCCTGTCATAGTGAATAGCAAAAGAAATGTCATACTTGTACTATAAATGTATGACTTTTATATTATACTATAACTTTATGAAGACCACATTTTACAAAAAGAGGGGTTGACTGGTCTGCCACCCTCCTGCTTCATGCTGTCATTCAGACACAGGAAATGACCGGTCagccagcagtgatggccagttcgccgtgttcaccCGCGAAAACATGCGGGctaccatcttaaatcacaagtccggcaatacacaggtaagtccttacctgtgcctgcgctgcgagccggtctgaaacaaatgcggtcagcgggagcaggcagttccggtggccttcatcgggctgttctcggaactgcctgctcccggtgaccgcatttgtttcagaccggctcgcggcgcaggcacaggtaaggacttacctgtgcatcgccggacttgtgatttaagatggcagcccgcatgtgttcgcgggcgaactggccatcactgtcagCCAGTGACTAGCTGCAGCGGGTCACCATTCGCGCCACTTttatgtatggtttttggaatttATTACATTTCGTAACATAGCAAAGAAGTACAAAGCAACAATAATATTAAGCCAAAGCAGCTCACGGCACAAATAAGCAAAATGATATGTAATACTGTATAAATCCACGTTATACCGAGCCATCAATATCATCCATAGTCTgttcaaagggcatctgtcagcagatttgtacctatgacactggctgacctgttacatgtgcacttggcagctgaaggcatctgtgttggtcccatgttcaaatttgcccgcattgctgagaaaagtgatgttttattatatgcaaatgagcctctaggagcaacaggggcgttgccattgcaCTTAAAGGttaagctctctctgcaactgctgtatcTCATGCACCTTGGTTGACTTTAGGATAAGTCGTGTTCACATTTATactgcctagccctgtcaatcaaactggagagggtgcggcacttgcagagagagctgatcctctaggtgtaatggcaacgcccccgttgctcctagaggctaatttgcatatattcaaccatcatttttctcagccatgcgggtacatatgaatatgggaccaacacagatgccaagtgcacacgtaacaggtcagccagtgtcataggtacaaatctgctgactttACTTCTAGGTGTCAGATAATATAcatggcatatactgtatatctatagaAACACATAGAAAGACATAAAAGCAGAATTGCACGGGAATGATACAAAAAAAACCTCCATAATGGCTGCCTGCTAAAGAGTAAGTGCGCCTATAGTGGAATTTCCAGTTTCAGAGATCCACTGGCAGACCTGGTCCCAACACGTCtacagggtgagtcaaaagtcGCAATATGCTAAGCGTTAGGGTGGCTCACCCCAAATGACCGTGGATAGGTGCTTAAACCCGGAACTTGAATCACCTAATTCAAAAGCAATGGAAATAATTGACCTGGATGGGCAAGCACTCAAAACATCCCAGACTTCACAGGAAGGCGCAGTCtacccttttatttcagaaactaAAGATGAAATGAAATATCTaaataccccagcaagtaatgggtgagTGGGGCCTATCTTTAAGCCTATGTTTTCCGATGGGAAGGGGTTTATGTAGCTTATCAAAGAAGATcagaattttctcagaaattGATTGCCGTAATCAGATTTGGAATATCTTGTGGTTCAAACGTTATCCACACAGAAAGTTGCAACGACAACTGGGAATGTTTCCTATGATGCACAGCTTTGTTGCACCAATGCGTTGTTCCTAGTGGTGCTGAACACAGAGCTGAAGGCTCAAATGTTGTGAACTTTCTGTGTTGAtaagagatattgcaaatctgattgcggcaatcgatttctgagaaaattctggTCTTCTATATGCTACATGACCCCTTCCAATTGGAAAAATTTGCTCTTGATCCAATATGGTAGCCATGTTAcggacatagcctaaaagataggcccCCTCATCCATTACTTactggggtattcagatatttcattttccctttcgtttctgaaataaaagggtgtcctgagACTTTTGACTCACCCAGTACTTCCGTCTTAGTCTGGATATGAGAGCTCCCATTTCCTTTTCTGTGTTGCGACTGACAGGCTCATTTCAGTAGCTAACCCTTCCCCCTTCCAACACAGAGAGGGGAAAGGAAGCTGCTGTGTCcagaaatgctaaaaaaaaaaaagaactttttcaGAATCACAAACAATGCCCCCTGACTTGTAGACTCTGAATTTATATTTTCTGGAGATATTACAAAGTTTATGACTAGTGCAAACTGGCATAAAATAGCTGAAAAGTTCACAAAACGTCTGGTCTTTACGTCTTATGTGCTGTGATACCTCAAATTAGGTCACATTTTGTGAAGACCGTGCCTTGTACTTCTGACTTATCTGATAATGCTTTTTAGAAGATCATGTGGCACCATAGCTGACCATGTAGAAAAGTTTTTTGCTATTTTGATAATTCAACCACCTTGACTGATTTTACACGTGAGCAGATCTGACATGGGTGGTCAGCTGAGCCTTACGAGTGAAACATTTGCCACACTCCGAGCAAGCATAGGGCCTTTCACCGGTGTGGGTTGTCTGATGGCAGACAAGATCCCTATTGAGAGCAAACCTCTTATCGCACGTATTACATGCGTATGGCCTCTCC
The sequence above is drawn from the Bufo bufo chromosome 11, aBufBuf1.1, whole genome shotgun sequence genome and encodes:
- the LOC120981474 gene encoding REST corepressor 1-like — encoded protein: MWSPNKDLTEAKLDEYITSAKALYGYDEVQALGWLLVHEHDMEAALADMPNFTPSAEEWTEEDKSLFDKAFDIHGKSFKDFQKMVTSVQRPLMIHKGLLKR